The window ATGAAGCACGATGCGCTGTTTGAACGTTTTAGCGCGCGGCTCAAGGCACAGGTTGGTCCCGAGGTCTATGCAAGCTGGTTTGCACGGCTCAAACTCCATTCCGTTTCGAAAAGCGTCGTCCGTTTTACCGTTCCGACGACATTTCTGAAGTCCTGGATCAACAACCGTTATATGGATCTGATCACCAACCTCGTGCAAAGCGAGGATGCGGATGTGCTGAAGGTGGAAATTCTTGTCCGCTCTGCCAGCCGTCCGGTCCGTCCCGCGCAGGCCGAGGAGAGGGTGCAGCCGGTTCAGGACATGGGCACTGTTGCGCGCAACAAGTCCTTCATTCCGTCGCAGCCCGCGACGACGCCTGCTGCGCAGCCCGCGGCGGCCCAGGCAACCCTGCGTCAGGGTAGCTCCGGCCCGCTATTCGGCTCACCGCTTGATACACGTTTCACCTTCGATACCTTTGTCGAAGGCTCGTCTAACCGTGTGGCTCTTGCGGCGGCGAAGACAATCGCGGAAGCGGGTGCTGGCGCCGTGCGCTTCAACCCGCTGTTCATCCATGCGGGCGTCGGCCTCGGCAAGACGCATCTTCTGCAGGCGATTGCCAATGCCGCCATCGACAGCCCGCGCAATCCACGCGTGGTCTATCTGACGGCCGAATATTTCATGTGGCGTTTCGCGACCGCGATCCGCGACAATGACGCGCTGACGCTGAAGGACACGCTGCGCAATATCGATCTGCTCGTCATCGACGACATGCAGTTCCTGCAGGGTAAGATGATCCAGCACGAATTCTGCCACCTGCTGAACATGCTGCTCGACAGCGCCAAGCAGGTCGTGGTCGCTGCTGACCGGGCGCCCTGGGAGCTGGAATCGCTCGATCCGCGTGTCCGTTCGCGTCTTCAGGGCGGTATGGCCATCGAGATCGAAGGTCCCGACTACGACATGCGTTATGAAATGCTCAACCGTCGCATGGGTTCGGCGCGTCAGGACGATCCGTCTTTCGAGATTTCGGACGAAATCCTGACCCACGTTGCCAAAAGCGTGACGGCAAGCGGGCGTGAGCTTGAAGGCGCCTTCAACCAGCTGATGTTCCGTCGCTCTTTCGAGCCGAACCTCTCGGTTGACCGCGTCGATGAGCTGCTGTCGCACCTCGTCGGAAGCGGTGAGGCCAAACGCGTCCGCATCGAGGATATTCAGCGCATCGTCGCCAAGCACTATAATGTGTCGCGGCAGGAGCTGGTATCCAACCGCCGTACACGCGTCATCGTTAAGCCGCGCCAGATCGCCATGTATCTGGCCAAGATGCTGACGCCGCGTTCCTTCCCCGAGATCGGTCGCCGTTTCGGCGGTCGCGACCACACCACGGTTCTCCACGCGGTGCGAAAGATCGAGGAATTGATTTCCGGCGATACCAAGCTCGGCCATGAGGTTGAGCTGCTGAAGCGCCTGATCAACGAGAACAACGCCTAATAAAAGCGGCCTTCGGGCCGCTTCAGCCTTTTGACAATCATATCCTGACACGCGATGTCATCCTCGGGCTCGTCCCGAGGATTCAACCACGTTTCGGAAAGTCAATCG is drawn from Agrobacterium tumefaciens and contains these coding sequences:
- the dnaA gene encoding chromosomal replication initiator protein DnaA; its protein translation is MKHDALFERFSARLKAQVGPEVYASWFARLKLHSVSKSVVRFTVPTTFLKSWINNRYMDLITNLVQSEDADVLKVEILVRSASRPVRPAQAEERVQPVQDMGTVARNKSFIPSQPATTPAAQPAAAQATLRQGSSGPLFGSPLDTRFTFDTFVEGSSNRVALAAAKTIAEAGAGAVRFNPLFIHAGVGLGKTHLLQAIANAAIDSPRNPRVVYLTAEYFMWRFATAIRDNDALTLKDTLRNIDLLVIDDMQFLQGKMIQHEFCHLLNMLLDSAKQVVVAADRAPWELESLDPRVRSRLQGGMAIEIEGPDYDMRYEMLNRRMGSARQDDPSFEISDEILTHVAKSVTASGRELEGAFNQLMFRRSFEPNLSVDRVDELLSHLVGSGEAKRVRIEDIQRIVAKHYNVSRQELVSNRRTRVIVKPRQIAMYLAKMLTPRSFPEIGRRFGGRDHTTVLHAVRKIEELISGDTKLGHEVELLKRLINENNA